GCGAGGTAGTGCTTCTCGACGGTCCTTGAGCCCTGCTTCCACCGACCCTGTGCGGTGGGGTCCTGGCCGTTGCGGGCGAGGTACTGGGCGGGGCCGCGCCGCAGGCCGTGAGCCGTGATGCGGTCGGGGTTCTTGACGGCCGCCGGGTTGGAGACGCCGGCCAGCTTCGCGCGGTGCTTCACGATGGCGCCGATGCTGTCGGGCGTGAGGAAGTCACCTCGGCTGCGGGACGGGATGGTGCCGCTGCGGGTCACGGCGCGGAACAGCGGTCCGGACGTGATGCCCTGGCGGCGGAGCTCCGCGAGCCAGGCGGACACCCGGCCGACCGGGCAGACGGCCGGGTCGGGGTCGGCCGGGATGAACGTGTCCTCGCCTTCGGCGTCCTGGTCCGTCTTGGAGAACGCCACGTGCACAGTGACGCCCTCCTCCTCGACGTCGACCTGCTCGATGAGCAGACCGGCCAGCTCGGAGCGGCGCGAGAGCATCCCCCAGCCGATCGTGAAGAGCGCGGCGTCCCGGAGAGCGGTGACCTCCTCGCGGGGCGTGCTGCCGGTGCAGGTGGCTACCAGCGCGCCGAGCATCGACGTCGTGACGGCCGGGGCCTTCTTCGGACGGTGGCCCGCCTTCGCCCGTCGGCGGCCGTGAGCGCGGATCGCCTCGCCGGCCTTCTTCGTCCCCGGCTTCTGGTCGTCGGGGTGGCGGGAGCGGATCGCGGACATGTGCACGCGGATGGTGGCCGGAGCCATGTCCTCGCGGATCAGGTGGCCGACGTACTCCACGAACGTCGCCGTGGTGCACGGCAGCGGCACCCGGCCCCGCTCGGCGCACCACGCGTCGAACTTGCTCCAGGCCCAGCTGTAGGTGCGCGACGTGTTCGCGGGCGGCGCCTCGTCCAGCAGGTCGGCCGTCTCCTGTGAGATGCGGAAGTCCGCCTCGCTGTACGTCGGGGCGTCCGCCGTCGTCGGCACGGCCTCCCCGGGACGCAGCATCGTGTGACGGTCCACCAGGGGCCGGGCGACCGGACGGGACACGGCGGGCAGCAGTGCGCCGCTCTCGTCCTCGTCGACCAGCTCGGCGTCGACGACTTCAACCGCGGTCGTCTCGGGCACGGGTGACACCCCCTCATCTCAGCTTCGTATAAGGGAAATTATACGAAGCTGAGGGGGGACGCAAGGGGACATGCGGACTCACGCGGGGACGTTCGGGCGGGGCGGGGTGCAGCACGGAAGAGGCATCCGCCAGATTCCGACAGATGGGCTATTGTCCCC
This genomic stretch from Streptomyces sp. NBC_01689 harbors:
- a CDS encoding site-specific integrase, whose product is MPETTAVEVVDAELVDEDESGALLPAVSRPVARPLVDRHTMLRPGEAVPTTADAPTYSEADFRISQETADLLDEAPPANTSRTYSWAWSKFDAWCAERGRVPLPCTTATFVEYVGHLIREDMAPATIRVHMSAIRSRHPDDQKPGTKKAGEAIRAHGRRRAKAGHRPKKAPAVTTSMLGALVATCTGSTPREEVTALRDAALFTIGWGMLSRRSELAGLLIEQVDVEEEGVTVHVAFSKTDQDAEGEDTFIPADPDPAVCPVGRVSAWLAELRRQGITSGPLFRAVTRSGTIPSRSRGDFLTPDSIGAIVKHRAKLAGVSNPAAVKNPDRITAHGLRRGPAQYLARNGQDPTAQGRWKQGSRTVEKHYLAPARGRENNPFIAARTVEEK